ATGCTGGTGATGCGCCAGACGATACAATGACAGCGGCGCAATATCTGCAACAACGGGCACCAGCTTCACTGACTCCAGCACTTCTTCGTAGGTCTGCATAATACTCTCTTTGGAAGCAATCAAAATCGCTTCATTTTCTGCCTGATTCGCAGTATACGGCACTACATCAAACACCGGATCATCAAACGGCAAATAAATCGTCGAACCAATCTCTATGAAAAAATGACCTTTCAGTTCTTCATCCTCCACCGTTTCAGGATATGCAACCCGGCGGATGATGACATATGTATCGGGCGCAAGGAACGCCACGTCGCGCTTAGCCAATCCCCAATCCTTCACTGCTTCGTTCAGCAGTTCCTTCAATGCATCTTCTTCAGCAATCCGCCCTTCTGTGATAACGAAAGGCGGAAGCAACAGCTCCCTCGCCGTTTCCAGGACAAGCGGATCACGGGACTTAATGCGCACATAACGGACCGCATCATCATCCAGCGTCAAAGAATGCGTGCGCTTCTTTCGGCTGAATAATGAAGCCGGCATGGAAGGCATAGAAATCTTAGGCAGCGGGGTTTTTAATTTATCAAAAATCGACATACAGCGAACTCCTTCCGGACAAGCAAAAGCAAGGATGGTAGTGATGTTTTTCTTGCTTATTGGTTATGGTTTAGTATAGCAAATGTAGTGGTAGAAGGGAAGATTGGTAGAGGAACCATAAGATGATATTCTTAACGATATCAACTCATTGAAGTCCATGGCAAGTCAACGCATGATTACGTTTCATCCTTTAAACTAACCGCTACTATTTTTTATAGTTATTTTACAGCAATTTTTATCATTTTTTACGAAGGGCATTGATTAAGAACGTAAAATGAAAAGTTTTTTGATACGAAAATTTCTAGTACTTATAGGGACGTAAGGTACCTTAATGGCTACGGTAATTCTGAGCATCATTATGATTGCTAGAAATTAAATCGGCTTCATTCTCCTATCACTAAATAAAATCATTTTGAAAGAACACTATTTTGATATTACAATAGTAATATTAAAGAAAAATAAAGATTGAATTTTACTATTAAAAAAGAGACTCTGTAGAGGTAGTCTCTGCAGAGTCTTTATATTAGAAATTCCTATGTCCATAATTCAGTGTATAAAGTTATCGGGTAACTATTACCTTGCCGGTAGTAGCTTTAACGTCAGCTTCTGTGATATCTTTCGAGGTTGCGCCTCCAAATGATACACTCACACCTTTAGTAACCGCTTTTCCTGTGATTGTATTTCCTCCATCAACTTTCGTAACTGTTGCAGCGGTTGCGCCTGTAGCTGCAAAGCCACCAGCATCTTCAAGGAAACCATTGTCAATTAGATCTTTCTGTGTTACTGACGCTCCACCTTTTTCAGTGAAGTACATCTGTGCAGCAGACAATACATTCTGTCCATCAGCCTTCAAAGCATTTACCTTAGAGTTCGCAATAATATTCCCAATAGCCGGTACCGCGATCGCAGCAATAATACCCAAAATAACGATAACTGCCAGTAATTCGACAAGTGTTAATCCCTTGTCATTTAATTTCTTTTGTAGAAACTTTTTCATGTAATTTCCTCCTCGTTTTTTCTTACTCTATGAATATAGTATAACAGGTTCATTAGGAAAATAACACTAGTTTAATTGAATTTAATTGAATTTCGCAAGAAGAAATGTTATTTCTGTTACAAACTATCTATCTGTTCAAACATGCTAAACATTGGCATCATAATTGCCAAAACTATAGTCCCGACTATCGCTGCGAGAAAAACTATCATTAAAGGCTCTATCAGCGCCTTTAAGCGATCTGTCGCTGCCTCTACTTCCTTTTCATAAAAATCGGCGACTTTTGAAAGCATAGAGTCTAAAGATCCAGTTTCCTCACCAATCGCAATCATATGTGGTATTAAAGGCGGGAATGCCCAATGGTTCATCATCGGCTCTGTCAGTGATCCGCCCCGCTCCATTGATTGCCTGGATTCGCCGATCACCTTCGATATAACCTTATTATCTACCACTCTCTCGGTCATCGCGAGAGACTGCAAAATAGGCACGGAACTGGAAAACATGGAACTGAGAGTACGTGTCATCATTGCTAGTGATGACTTCTGAACAATGTTCCCGAAAATTGGTATTCTAAGTAATATAGAATCCAGCACATATTTCCCTTGCGGATTATTACGCACAAGCATAATGCCGATTACGATGGCCGCCACAATCAAAACTAAGATATACCAATAGCTCTGCATGAAATCACTGGCTTTCAGTACAAACAGTGTCAGCCATGGCAGTTCTCCCCCTATACTGTCAAACATCTCTACGAACATCGGGACGACGAATGATAGAAGAAAAATCACGACGCCGATTGCTACAATACCCACGACAATCGGATACGATAATGCTGAAATCACTTTTTGTCTGGAACGATATGCTTTTTCAAAATGATCGGCCAGTTGATCAAGTGACTCGTCCACTGTTCCCGAGACTTCCCCCGCACTGATCATATTCAAAATCAGCGGCTCGAAAATCTTTGGATGCTTAGCTAGGGCGACAGACAAAGGGGTACCAGTACGTAAATCTTCCTGTATAGAAGTTAATATTTTCCTGAATGCAGCCTGTTCCACTTGCATCGATAGAATTCTGACTGCATCAACAATCGTCACACCTGCTTGAAGCAACGTCGAAAACTGGCGCAGGAACATAATCAGCTGATCCCGTTTAACCGGGCTGCCAATCGTAATATCCTTCGTAAGTACGGTTTCTTTCTGCTCCACCAGACTGACTACCCGAATCCCTTGATTTTTCAGCTTGATTGCTGCATCTCGTTTATTCGTTGCTGTCACAATCCCTTTCCGAATCGACTTCGCATCTCGCCCTTCATAAGTAAAACGCGGCAAAATTAATCATCCCCTTGCAAAAACGGCAGTGCAGCTTCATATGAAATAATCCGTTGTTCCATCAAACTTTTCACGGAATTGTCCATCATGTGCATTCCCTGTGCACGGCTTGTCTGAATCACGTTTGGAATTTGATGCACTTTCTCAGAACGGATTAAATTCGACACTGCCGCATTATTAATCATTATTTCAGTAGCCGCACGGCGTCCTGTTCCATCCATTGTCTTAAATAAACGCTGAGACACGACCGCTGTCAAAACTCCCGACAGCTGGACACGGATCTGTGACTGCTGGCCGTGCGGGAATACGTCTATAATTCTATCTATCGTCGAAGCGGCACTCCATGTGTGCAATGTCGCAAGCACTAAGTGTCCCGTTTCCGCTGCGGTGATCGCTGTTGAAATCGTCTCCAAATCCCGCATTTCCCCGACGAGAATTACGTCTGGATCCTGACGAAGCGCCGCACGCAGCCCATCCGCGAACGACAGTGTATCAAACCCGACTTCACGCTGATCGATAATCGAAGAGCCATGGCCATGCATATATTCAATCGGATCTTCAAGCGTAATAATATGCTTCCGCATCGTTTCATTCATATAACGGATCATTGCCGCAAGGGTCGTCGATTTCCCTGAACCGGTGGGACCCGTCACCAGAATCAGCCCTTGCGCGGTATCAGATAAATTCTTCAGCGTCCCCGGCATATTCAAATCATCAATCGTTGGAATCTTTGTAGGAATGGTCCGGAATGCCAATGAAATCGAACCGCGCTGCTGGAATGCGTTGACACGGAAACGGGAAACACCCGCAATCTCGTAGGAGTAGTCAATTTGTCCGGCTTCTTTAAATGACGGTATCATCTTTTCGGGAATCGTCAGATAGGCAATTTTTTCTGTATCTTCCGCTGTTAACGGTGTTTCTCCAAAACGCTTCAAGTCGCCGTGTACCCGAAATATCGGAGGCACACCAACAGTTAAGTGGATGTCAGATGCCTTGATTTTAAAAGCCTCGGTCAGTAATTGGTCAATTCTTTCAGTCACTTCATACACACTCCTAATCTATCAGCGCAACCCGCAGCACTTCTTCAGTGGTCGTGATGCCCTGATTCACTTTATCCAGCCCGTCATCTATTAAGAAAATGGTTTTGCTTTTCTCGGCAATATCGCGGAACACAGTCGGAGCTGCATTGTTGTTGATTGCATCACGCATTGCCGCGTTAATAATCAATACTTCATGAATCGCAATCCGTCCGCGATAGCCCGTCATATTGCAAGCGGCGCAACCGGATCCTCGATGAACCCTGTCGACCGTCTTCCCGCGCTTCGCAAAAATCTCTTTTTCCCGTTCAGTTGCCGGCTGGCTCGTACCACAGTCGCGGCACACCCGTCGAATCAATCGCTGTGCCACAACGGCATTTAATGAAGCCGTCAAAAGAAACGGCTCCACCCCCATGTCCAGCAACCGGGAAATCGACGCGACGGAATCATTCGTATGGATGGTGCTCAATACTAAGTGACCTGTCAATGAAGCCCGAATTGCTATTTCCACTGTTTCTCTGTCCCGGATTTCCCCGACCATGACGACGTCCGGATCCTGACGCAAAATAGACCTGAGACCTGTCGCAAAAGTCAGCCCGACATTAGAATTTACTTGAATTTGATTAATGCCTTCTAATTGATATTCCACCGGATCTTCAATCGTAATAATATTCACTTCTTCACTGTTCAGTCGATTCAACGCGGCATACAGCGTCGATGACTTACCGGAACCCGTCGGACCTGAGATCAAAATAATGCCATTTGGCTTTTCGATTTCTCCTAAGAAACGCTCCAGATTAACAGGGCCGAAACCAAGCTTAGCCAAATCGTTTAACGAGCTGCTCAAATCCAAAATACGCATAACAATCTTCTCACCGAAAACTGTCGGCAAAGTGGATAAACGTAAATCAATCGGACGGAAATCAATCATTACTTTAATTCGGCCGTCCTGGGGTGTACGTGATTCGGTAATATTTAAATTTCCCATAATTTTTATCCGCGCAAGAAGCATGGACTGCATATGTTTCGGCAAAACTCGTTCAGTTTGTAATTTCCCGTCCACCCGGAAACGGATTACCACCTGATGCTCTTGGGGATCAATATGAATATCACTGGCTTTCATTGAAACTGCGCTGGAAATAATTTGGTTTACAAGCCGCACAACAGGTGAATCATTATCCACTATATCGTCTTGCTGTTCGGTTTGCGGTTCAGGCTCTTCGAACAATAAATCATCAAATACTTCGTCATCATAATATCTTGTGATAGTCCGTATAATATCGTCTTTCGATGCGATGGCTGTTTCAATATGGAACCCTGTCGACAACCGTAAATCTTCAATTGTGTTATAATCCATCGGGTCCGCCATGGCGACGAATAATTTATCGCCGTCTTTCTTCAGCGGTACGATCATTTTTTGTTTGGCCAATCCTTTTGGCACCACGTTGAACAGTTTCGGATCAAACGGATATCTGAATAAATTGACGTGAGGGATTCCGAGCTGGAACTCCAATACTTCTATCAATTGCTGCTCTGTAATATAACCGCGCTGCAATAACGCATCACCGAGACGCTGATCTCTCGGCTTTTCTTTAAGAGTGCCCATCAGCTGCTCATCTGTCAGCAATCCGGATTCTATTAATAAATCCCCAAGACGTTTTCTGCTTGTCGCCATTTGAATCCCCCTCTATCAGTCAATCGGATTACCATCCTTGTCGACCCTTATCTTGTTGCCGCCTTTATCATAATCATATCTCACATCATCTTTTCCAGAGGTGCTATTCCCATTTGATGACCCGCTATTATCAGATCCGTTTCCAGAAGATGCGCCTGGGCCTTTACTGCCGTCAGAACCTGAATCACTTCCAGTACCCGAATTACTATCGGAGGAATTTCCTGATGAATTATTTGATGATCCATTAGAAGCATTATCCGTTATGGAAGAGTTTCCGTTTGAATTACTACCTGATGAATTTCCATCCGTACTGCCGGACTTTGAATGATTGTCGAGATCACTGCCAGGTGTTTCAGCTGGCTTTTTCAAACTGTGCCGTTCAATAATTGGACGCGGAGCATAAAAGTCTACCGACACGTCTTCCACTTCTTCTAACGAACCGTTTAGCATGACGTTTCGTTTAACCGTCACTTCCATCCCTTTCTTTCCTTTGTCCACCACTTCTGTCGCACCCGCCGGAATGAACGCACTGTAGCGCATCACCGTTTTCGGATCATATTTTTTTATACTTTCCACTACTGTATCGTAACGATGGACGAACGGCAGTCCCTCGACGGACAACTTCAACCGGGAGCCTGTCCATGCTGTGCGGATAGTGAAAACTGTTTGATTAGGGTTAGAAAACACAAAATCCAAATCCAGTTTCCGATTGATCGCCGCTTCAAATCCAGGTGCCACGCCTATCGGCAATTCGGTAGAAACATTGCGTTCATCGATGACCCAGTTCGTTTGCAATGCAGCATTATAGAGCAGCGAAGCCATAATGGTCATTTGCAAATCGGCAGCGGCGGCAGACTCTTTCCCTTCCAGAAATTCACGGAATGAAAACGTAGAATTCGGCTGGATTTCCAGCCCATCCAAGTCATTCATCAATAAACGAAGACCTTTTGCTAATTCGTCTGCTTTATATTCAGCAGAAGCAATCACTTCAGACTGCTCATACAATTCAGGAACAAAATTCGCAATATACACTTGCTGCGGCATAATTCCGTTCCGCAGCTGAACTTCTATTTGAGAAGCAATCGTATTGACGTCCTCTTCAGTAAAAGACAGTGAATTAAAATTCTGCTTCATAACCGTACGCAGCGCTTCTCTTGAGACATGCGCAATGAGCGGATTGTCCTTCCCAGACTCTGACTGGCTCAGTGTGGCATCAGGATCAAATGAAATCGCTTCAGACGGCACAGATACTTGATGATCCTGCACGATCAGCTGCACATCCAGATTCTGCTCGAGTCCTGCGAAATCACCAACCAGCTTTTCTTTTGCATTCTTGCGATTATGCTTTGATATATTAAACGGCCCGGCATACGTATGCTTGCCGAATTTCTTGAAATTCGAGAAGAAGCCGTCACCCGCGTATGCCTGCTGGGCGAAGATGACGGAAATGACTAGGAGCAGAGCACCTAGGGAGAGGGTGATTTTGTATAGTTTTGGTTTCATATTATGTCCCCTGACTTTAATTAATTATATATGACACTGATTTCAGGAGGATCCCAAATAGGTTGATCGGGAATGCCGGAACTATCGTTTGGATTGCCGCTTCCATCTCCAATACAGTTATCGTATAAAGATTGTGGATTCTTTTGAAATGCTGCTTCTTTCATCGGAATTAGGTTCGGGTATTTACCTAAAACATTCTTTGGCTCAGCTTTTTCTTCTATGAAATATATTTTACTATTTGAATCTAACGTTCCTATGTTGATTTTATTAAAATTAATCTTTCCGCCCACACAAACTTTGGAACTGTTTTTAATATCCAAAGACTTTTCAACAATCAAATCACCTTTTACAACTAAGTTAGAATTTTGTATAGAACCCGCCTTCTCCATCTTGAGTTTATTACCAACTGTCATGTGTGACTTATTAGTAAGCGTAAATTTTTCTCCAGAATAGCTATCCCCAACAAATATCTTCATATTTTTAAATTCAATATTTTTCCCTTCTATATTATTTTCCGAATAAAGTATGGAGTTGGAATAACCTGAGCTGGCATTCTTAAATTCAATGTTTCCAGTAGAATATAAATTTGCTTGATTTGCACCGTTTAAATTTTTGATTTCAATCTTTCCATCAGTATACATTGTGATATTATTCATACTATTCATATTAGGTAATTCGATGTTTCCTTTTGCGTATATTTGGGTGTTCTTAAAGTCTATCCCCATATTTCCATTTCCTTTTGTAAAACCTTCAGGAAAATAAACTATTGAATTTACTGCACTAAAGTGAGAGTCTTTAGATTTATTTCCAATACATTTTTCATTGTTCGGCTTATCGCTGCATGGCTTTGTTTGTTTATTGTTTTCTATCATACTTTTAATATTCACAACTGGAATTGTGAACGGATTCTCCGCATTACCCGGACTATCTAATACTTCGTCCGCAACTAATAACGGGAAGTCAAATATAAGTTCAAAATCTAGTTCTTTTTTCCGTTTGCTTTCTCTTCCATATTCTCCTTGCACTTTTCCTTTTACTACTAAACCAACATCTCGGTTATTCAAGTCTTTAATTCTCGAATAGTTTACGGGCTCCAGAATTTTATAATGTAAAGAATCTGTTGTGTCCGGTCTTGTTTTTTCCAAATTATTAAAATGAAGATTAATTAGTGCATCGACCATTTGATTTTGCCGATCTTTTGCTGCTTGTTTAAGTTCTTCATCCTTTTTCAAAGTTGTTATGTTCTTCTTATTAATAATTATTTTATCGCTTTCATATGCTAACTTTTTGTCATACCAAATTTTATCTCTTTCCGCTCTAAATTTATTAATGTATAGCCACTTATAATAATCCACGCCCATTTCAGCCGCAGTATATGCTAGATTATTTTCATCTACTATGCGCTCTTGCTTAGCATTGCTAATAGAACCCCTCATGAAAACAACACTTACAGTCATAATGAATATGATGACAAGCAAGACAACTACCAATGCATAACCTTTATCATTTTTATGTAATTGCACACGATCACAACCTTTCATCAAGGTGACTGCTTATATCTAGACAATTGCAACGGTATAGACACTTTCAAATTATTATTATTTGGATCAACAACCCAAAATCTTGAAATTTCCAAGTTCTCTTTCTTTGCATTCACATAAAACCTTTCTTCTTCATCTCCCTCTTTTTTTTGGTCAGTATAATATTCAAAATCCGTTCCAATAGTATACTTCTCCGTGAGTATGCCTGACTTTTGGCAATTCTGAATGCTCACTTCGCTGGGCATTACAACAAATTCATAATAGGTACATTTACGGTGTAAACGCTGTGCTTCTGTCGCTATATAATTAGCTTCTTGCTGCAGACGTAATTTTGTCATTTCAGTTGTATTCAATCGTGTACTTATCGATAGCGTTGTCCAAATAATTATAGAAACTAAAGAGACTAGTAATAATGCAGCCAATAATTCAACAAGAGACACCCCTTGTTGATTCTTCGTGACCGTCCACTTTCTATTCATATAGTTCCTTCCTCCATATATCCGAACGTCTCACTAATCTCTCTGCCGTTCTCATAAATAGAAATTTGGAAGCGATAAAGTTTAACGGATGATTCCACAAAAGGTTTTAAATCTGAATGTACACGGTATTTCACTTGATACTCATATTTAGGTTCATCTTGACGTGTATACTGATAAATAATAAATCCAGGAGAAGAGGCCGCGTCTTTTTTCAGCACTGTAATTCCTGTAGTACCTTCTAAAGGCAACGGATTATCCTTCCAAAAACTCAATTCCTTTTTAGCCAAATTTATAGTTTCAAGTTTCGATTCTGTGCGAGCATTAAATACCCCCATTTGAGAGAAAATCGTCATGAAACTAACGAAAACAATCCCCAAAATCGTCAAGGCAGCAAGTATCTCAACCAATGTGAAGCCTTTTTCATTTTTCCGCCTCATGACGACACCCCTTCCTGCTAACATTTATCATCACATTCTACTACTGCCAGTGAAACTAAATACCCGAACACAATTATATCAATCTATAAAACTCATTCTATTAAGTCTATTGTCTCATTAAACTGCTCAATAAGTAAAGGGAGCCGACGACGACTTTTATGTCTTTTTTCGAAATTTTTACATCTTCATCGTCAAATGCAATCACACGGCTGCCCTCTATAGGACAAACCGCCTGTAAATCCACTGCTTTCGCCGCCTGGGGATGCGGGAAATCGATGAACGTAAAACTGTTGGCGATCTGCGCCAAGATTTTCAGTGTTTCAGCGTAATCTTTTGTATTCAGCATCCCGACAAACCAGTCCACCTTCTGCCCCGGAAACTGTTCTTCTATCGTACGCACTAACATGCGTGCCGCAGCTGGATTATGTGCGCCGTCAATATACACATTGTCATTGATTTTCTGGAACCTAAACGGCAGCTGGACGTTTGCGATGGCTTCAGCGACTTTTTCCTGCCGCAGCGGTACACCTGCCTGAAGCAATGCCTCCAGTGCTACAGCGTGATTAATTGCCTGATGCGGTCCTTTCATGTTTCTGGCAGGAATTTTAAAAGTGGACATGCCGGTGAATGTTTCGATTTCGTCTGACTTCATCGCGAAATCTTCTCCATATGCCCGCACCATGCTCTTAACAGATGCCGCTTCAGACAGAACGGCTTCTTTTGCTTCTTCCGGCAATTTTCCTATGACGACCGGTTTATACGGTTTAATGATGCCTGCTTTATGTAAAGCGATTTCCCTCAAAGTGCCGCCAAGAAATCCGGTGTGATCCAGGGCGATTGAAGTAATGACCGAAACAAGCGGCGTCACGACATTTGTGCTGTCAAATCTGCCGCCCATGCCTGTTTCGAGCAGCACATAATCAGGGGCAGCATTGCGGAATGCCAAAAACGCCGCCACTGTCAGTAATTCAAAGTCTGTCAGCATGCCGCTCAGTCCCGCAGCGTCCATTTCCTCAAAGACGTATGCCAATTCTTCCGGCGTGATCGGCTGTCCATTGATTCGGATCTGGTCGTGTATATCGAGGATGGCGGGCGAAGAAAATACGCCCGTTTCAAATCCATGCGCCCGCAATACAGCCTCCATCACTGCAATAGTCGAACCTTTGCCGTTCGTTCCCGCCACGTGGATGATGCGCAAGTCCTGTTCAGGATTCAGCACACACGCAAGTGCCTCTTGT
The Sporosarcina sp. P33 genome window above contains:
- a CDS encoding GspE/PulE family protein — protein: MATSRKRLGDLLIESGLLTDEQLMGTLKEKPRDQRLGDALLQRGYITEQQLIEVLEFQLGIPHVNLFRYPFDPKLFNVVPKGLAKQKMIVPLKKDGDKLFVAMADPMDYNTIEDLRLSTGFHIETAIASKDDIIRTITRYYDDEVFDDLLFEEPEPQTEQQDDIVDNDSPVVRLVNQIISSAVSMKASDIHIDPQEHQVVIRFRVDGKLQTERVLPKHMQSMLLARIKIMGNLNITESRTPQDGRIKVMIDFRPIDLRLSTLPTVFGEKIVMRILDLSSSLNDLAKLGFGPVNLERFLGEIEKPNGIILISGPTGSGKSSTLYAALNRLNSEEVNIITIEDPVEYQLEGINQIQVNSNVGLTFATGLRSILRQDPDVVMVGEIRDRETVEIAIRASLTGHLVLSTIHTNDSVASISRLLDMGVEPFLLTASLNAVVAQRLIRRVCRDCGTSQPATEREKEIFAKRGKTVDRVHRGSGCAACNMTGYRGRIAIHEVLIINAAMRDAINNNAAPTVFRDIAEKSKTIFLIDDGLDKVNQGITTTEEVLRVALID
- a CDS encoding G5 domain-containing protein → MKPKLYKITLSLGALLLVISVIFAQQAYAGDGFFSNFKKFGKHTYAGPFNISKHNRKNAKEKLVGDFAGLEQNLDVQLIVQDHQVSVPSEAISFDPDATLSQSESGKDNPLIAHVSREALRTVMKQNFNSLSFTEEDVNTIASQIEVQLRNGIMPQQVYIANFVPELYEQSEVIASAEYKADELAKGLRLLMNDLDGLEIQPNSTFSFREFLEGKESAAAADLQMTIMASLLYNAALQTNWVIDERNVSTELPIGVAPGFEAAINRKLDLDFVFSNPNQTVFTIRTAWTGSRLKLSVEGLPFVHRYDTVVESIKKYDPKTVMRYSAFIPAGATEVVDKGKKGMEVTVKRNVMLNGSLEEVEDVSVDFYAPRPIIERHSLKKPAETPGSDLDNHSKSGSTDGNSSGSNSNGNSSITDNASNGSSNNSSGNSSDSNSGTGSDSGSDGSKGPGASSGNGSDNSGSSNGNSTSGKDDVRYDYDKGGNKIRVDKDGNPID
- a CDS encoding type IV pilus twitching motility protein PilT, which encodes MTERIDQLLTEAFKIKASDIHLTVGVPPIFRVHGDLKRFGETPLTAEDTEKIAYLTIPEKMIPSFKEAGQIDYSYEIAGVSRFRVNAFQQRGSISLAFRTIPTKIPTIDDLNMPGTLKNLSDTAQGLILVTGPTGSGKSTTLAAMIRYMNETMRKHIITLEDPIEYMHGHGSSIIDQREVGFDTLSFADGLRAALRQDPDVILVGEMRDLETISTAITAAETGHLVLATLHTWSAASTIDRIIDVFPHGQQSQIRVQLSGVLTAVVSQRLFKTMDGTGRRAATEIMINNAAVSNLIRSEKVHQIPNVIQTSRAQGMHMMDNSVKSLMEQRIISYEAALPFLQGDD
- a CDS encoding prepilin-type N-terminal cleavage/methylation domain-containing protein — encoded protein: MKKFLQKKLNDKGLTLVELLAVIVILGIIAAIAVPAIGNIIANSKVNALKADGQNVLSAAQMYFTEKGGASVTQKDLIDNGFLEDAGGFAATGATAATVTKVDGGNTITGKAVTKGVSVSFGGATSKDITEADVKATTGKVIVTR
- the pilM gene encoding type IV pilus biogenesis protein PilM, producing MSIFDKLKTPLPKISMPSMPASLFSRKKRTHSLTLDDDAVRYVRIKSRDPLVLETARELLLPPFVITEGRIAEEDALKELLNEAVKDWGLAKRDVAFLAPDTYVIIRRVAYPETVEDEELKGHFFIEIGSTIYLPFDDPVFDVVPYTANQAENEAILIASKESIMQTYEEVLESVKLVPVVADIAPLSLYRLAHHQHAFEGTEHILLADLRGRSLTVSIFNSHYPLFIRSMELEVPLSMTTGEELKQQIEPNTIVIELEKLANFYRFNLAENDSAITHLLWNGTYSRQDELLQMVRERLAIEAFPLVKQPISCVDGTAISADFHRVIGLALKEEV
- a CDS encoding prepilin-type N-terminal cleavage/methylation domain-containing protein; amino-acid sequence: MRRKNEKGFTLVEILAALTILGIVFVSFMTIFSQMGVFNARTESKLETINLAKKELSFWKDNPLPLEGTTGITVLKKDAASSPGFIIYQYTRQDEPKYEYQVKYRVHSDLKPFVESSVKLYRFQISIYENGREISETFGYMEEGTI
- a CDS encoding folylpolyglutamate synthase/dihydrofolate synthase family protein, whose amino-acid sequence is MIPKLDEYKKQFDIMSDDEIKPGLDAVQEALACVLNPEQDLRIIHVAGTNGKGSTIAVMEAVLRAHGFETGVFSSPAILDIHDQIRINGQPITPEELAYVFEEMDAAGLSGMLTDFELLTVAAFLAFRNAAPDYVLLETGMGGRFDSTNVVTPLVSVITSIALDHTGFLGGTLREIALHKAGIIKPYKPVVIGKLPEEAKEAVLSEAASVKSMVRAYGEDFAMKSDEIETFTGMSTFKIPARNMKGPHQAINHAVALEALLQAGVPLRQEKVAEAIANVQLPFRFQKINDNVYIDGAHNPAAARMLVRTIEEQFPGQKVDWFVGMLNTKDYAETLKILAQIANSFTFIDFPHPQAAKAVDLQAVCPIEGSRVIAFDDEDVKISKKDIKVVVGSLYLLSSLMRQ
- a CDS encoding prepilin-type N-terminal cleavage/methylation domain-containing protein; the encoded protein is MNRKWTVTKNQQGVSLVELLAALLLVSLVSIIIWTTLSISTRLNTTEMTKLRLQQEANYIATEAQRLHRKCTYYEFVVMPSEVSIQNCQKSGILTEKYTIGTDFEYYTDQKKEGDEEERFYVNAKKENLEISRFWVVDPNNNNLKVSIPLQLSRYKQSP
- a CDS encoding type II secretion system F family protein codes for the protein MPRFTYEGRDAKSIRKGIVTATNKRDAAIKLKNQGIRVVSLVEQKETVLTKDITIGSPVKRDQLIMFLRQFSTLLQAGVTIVDAVRILSMQVEQAAFRKILTSIQEDLRTGTPLSVALAKHPKIFEPLILNMISAGEVSGTVDESLDQLADHFEKAYRSRQKVISALSYPIVVGIVAIGVVIFLLSFVVPMFVEMFDSIGGELPWLTLFVLKASDFMQSYWYILVLIVAAIVIGIMLVRNNPQGKYVLDSILLRIPIFGNIVQKSSLAMMTRTLSSMFSSSVPILQSLAMTERVVDNKVISKVIGESRQSMERGGSLTEPMMNHWAFPPLIPHMIAIGEETGSLDSMLSKVADFYEKEVEAATDRLKALIEPLMIVFLAAIVGTIVLAIMMPMFSMFEQIDSL